Proteins encoded within one genomic window of Manis pentadactyla isolate mManPen7 chromosome 4, mManPen7.hap1, whole genome shotgun sequence:
- the SREBF1 gene encoding sterol regulatory element-binding protein 1 isoform X3, producing MDCTFEDMLQLINNQDSDFPGLFDPPYAGGRAGGTDPASLDASSPGSLSPPPAMMSSPLEGFLGGPKATPPPLSPPQPTPSPLKMYPSVPAFSPGPGVKEEPVPLTILQPPATQPLPGALLPQSFPAPAPPQVSSAPMLGYASPAGGLSTGTPPGSTPQPLPGLPLASLPGVPPVSLHTQVQSVAPGTTTVTSQIQQVPVLLQPHFIKADSVLLATMKADTGAAVQAAGVSSMAPGTAVQTGPLQALVSGGTILATVPLVVDADKLPINRLAAGGKALGSSQSRGEKRTAHNAIEKRYRSSINDKIVELKDLVVGTEAKLNKSAVLRKAIDYIRFLQLSNQKLKQENLSLRTAAHESKSLKELVSACGSGGNTDVPMGSTKPEVVDTLSPPPSDAGSPSQSSPLSLGGRSGGSGSDSEPDSPVFEDSQVKLTSPHSQGMLDRSRLALCTLVFLCLSCNPLASLLGSWGAPGPSGATSIYHSPGRNMLGMEGRGGPGWALWLLPPLVWLMNGLLVLVSLAFLFVYGEPVTRPHSGPAVHFWRHRKQADLDLARGDFAQATQQLWLALRALGRPLPTSHVDLACSLLWNLIRHLLQRLWVGRWLAGRAGGLQRDCALQADARASARDAALVYHKLHQLHTTGKYTGGHLSAANLALSALNLVECAGDAVSVATLAEVYVAAALRVKTSLPRALHFLTRFFLSGARQACLAQSGAVPLAMQWLCHPVGHRFFVDGDWAVCSAPRESPYSLARNPVDPLAQVTQLFREHLLERALNCVAQPSPSPGSTDGDKGFSDALGYLQLLNSCCEAAGAPACSFSVSSSLAATTGTDPVAKWWASLTAVVIHWLRRDEEAAERLYPLVEHLPRALQESERPLPRAALHSFKAARSLLGRGKAESGSASLAICEKASGYMQDSLAMTPAGSSIDKAMQLFLCDLLLVVRTSLWRRQQPPALTQASQGLGGGAQASALELRGFQRDLSGLRRLAQNFQPAMRRVFLHEATARLMAGASPTRTHQLLDRSLRRRAGPCSKGGAVADLEPRPTRREHAEALLLASCYLPPGFLSAPGQRVGMLAEAARTLEKLGDRRLLHDCQQMLMRLGGGTTVTSS from the exons ATGGATTGCACGTTCGAAG ACATGCTTCAGCTCATCAACAACCAAGACAGTGATTTCCCAGGCCTGTTTGACCCACCCTATGCTGGGGGCAGAGCAGGGGGCACAGACCCTGCCAGTCTTGATGCCAGCTCCCCAGGCAGCTTGTCCCCACCTCCTGCCATGATGAGCTCCCCACTTGAAGGCTTTCTGGGGGGGCCTAAGGCGACACCTCCACCCttgtcccctccccagcccaccccctccccactgaaGATGTACCCATCTGTGCCCGCCTTCTCCCCGGGGCCTGGTGTCAAGGAGGAGCCAGTGCCACTGACCATCCTGCAGCCCCCGGCTACACAACCCCTGCCGGGGGCCCTCCTGCCCCAGAGCTTTCCGGCACCGGCCCCACCGCAGGTCAGCTCTGCTCCCATGTTGGGCTATGCCAGCCCTGCTGGAGGCTTGTCCACAG GGACCCCTCCAGGGAGCACCCCGCAGCCGCTGCCTGGCCTGCCACTGGCTTCCCTGCCAGGGGTCCCGCCCGTCTCTTTGCACACCCAGGTCCAGAGTGTGGCCCCTGGAACAACCACTGTGACCTCACAGATCCAGCAGGTCCCG GTTCTGCTGCAGCCCCACTTCATCAAGGCAGACTCAGTGCTCCTGGCAACTATGAAAGCAGACACAGGAGCTGCCGTGCAGGCGGCAGGTGTCAGTTCCATGGCCCCTGGcacggctgtgcagacaggacCCTTGCAG GCCCTTGTGAGTGGTGGAACCATCCTGGCGACAGTGCCACTGGTAGTGGATGCTGACAAGCTTCCCATCAACCGGCTGGCAGCTGGCGGTAAGGCGCTGGGCTCATCCCAGAGCCGTGGTGAGAAGCGTACAGCCCACAATGCCATTGAGAAACGCTACCGCTCCTCCATCAATGACAAGATCGTCGAGCTCAAGGACCTGGTGGTGGGCACTGAGGCAAAG CTGAATAAATCTGCTGTCTTGCGCAAGGCCATCGATTACATCCGCTTCCTACAGCTGAGCAACCAGAAACTCAAGCAGGAGAACCTGAGTCTGCGCACTGCTGCCCACGAAAGCA AATCATTGAAGGAGCTCGTGTCAGCCTGTGGCAGTGGAGGAAACACAGATGTGCCCATGGGAAGCACGAAGCCTGAGGTGGTGGACACGCTGAGCCCACCGCCCTCGGACGCAGGCTCGCCCTCCCAGAGCAGTCCCTTGTCCCTTGGCGGCAGGAGTGGTGGCAGTGGCAGCGACTCGGAGCCTGACAGCCCAGTCTTTGAGGACAGCCAG GTGAAGCTGACGTCCCCCCACAGCCAGGGCATGCTGGACCGCTCCCGCCTGGCCCTGTGCActcttgtcttcctctgtctctcctgcaATCCCTTGGCCTCCCTGCTGGGCAGTTGGGGTGCCCCTGGCCCCTCAGGTGCCACCAGCATCTACCATAGTCCTGGGCGCAACATGCTGGGCATGGAGGGCAGAG GTGGTCCTGGTTGGGCCCTGTGGCTGCTGCCCCCACTGGTTTGGCTGATGAATGGGCTGCTGGTGTTGGTGTCCTTGGCGTTCCTCTTCGTCTACGGAGAGCCAGTTACGCGGCCCCACTCAGGCCCTGCAGTGCACTTCTGGAGGCATCGCAAGCAGGCTGACCTGGACCTGGCCCGG GGGGACTTTGCCCAGGCCACCCAGCAGCTGTGGCTGGCCCTGCGCGCACTGGGCCGACCGCTGCCCACCTCCCACGTGGACCTGGCCTGTAGCCTGCTCTGGAACCTCATCCGCCACCTGCTGCAGCGCCTCTGGGTGGGCCGCTGGCTGGCAGGCCGGGCAGGGGGTCTGCAGAGGGACTGTGCTCTGCAGGCGGACGCCCGTGCCAGCGCCCGGGACGCGGCACTTGTCTACCACAAGCTGCACCAGCTGCACACCACGG GGAAGTACACGGGCGGGCACCTCTCCGCTGCTAACCTGGCGCTGAGTGCCCTAAACCTGGTGGAATGTGCAGGAGATGCCGTGTCTGTGGCCACACTGGCTGAGGTCTATGTGGCTGCTGCGCTGAGGGTCAAGACCAGTCTCCCCAGGGCCTTGCATTTTCTGACA CGCTTCTTTCTGAGTGGTGCCCGCCAGgcctgcctggcacagagtggtGCAGTGCCTCTTGCCATGCAGTGGCTCTGCCACCCTGTGGGCCACCGTTTCTTCGTGGATGGGGACTGGGCCGTGTGCAGTGCCCCACGGGAGAGCCCGTACAGCTTGGCCAGGAACCCAG TGGACCCCCTGGCCCAGGTGACTCAGCTCTTCCGTGAACATCTCTTGGAGCGAGCACTGAATTGTGTGGCCCAGCCCAGTCCCAGCCCCGGATCAACTGATGGGGACAA GGGCTTCTCAGATGCCCTGGGGTACCTGCAGCTGCTGAACAGCTGTTGTGAAGCCGCTGGGGCTCCTGCCTGCAGTTTCTCTGTCAGCTCCAGCTTGGCTGCTACCACTG GCACAGACCCTGTGGCCAAGTGGTGGGCCTCGCTGACGGCTGTGGTGATCCACTGGCTGCGGCGCGATGAGGAGGCTGCTGAGCGGCTGTACCCGCTGGTGGAACACCTGCCCCGTGCGCTGCAGGAGTCTGA GAGACCCCTGCCTAGGGCAGCTCTGCACTCCTTCAAGGCTGCCCGCTCCCTGCTGGGCCGTGGGAAGGCAGAGTCTGGCTCAGCCAGCCTGGCCATCTGTGAGAAGGCCAGTGGGTACATGCAGGACAGCCTGGCCATGACACCAGCTGGCAGCTCCATTGACAAG GCCATGCAGCTTTTCCTGTGTGACCTGCTCCTTGTGGTGCGTACTAGCCTGTGGCGACGACAGCAGCCTCCTGCACTGACCCAGGCTTCCCAGGGCCTGGGTGGTGGGGCCCAGGCCTCTGCCCTTGAGCTGCGTGGCTTCCAGCGGGACCTGAGTGGCCTGAGGCGTCTGGCACAGAACTTCCAGCCTGCCATGCGGAGG GTGTTTCTGCATGAGGCCACAGCCCGGCTGATGGCAGGGGCCAGCCCCACGCGGACACACCAGCTCCTGGACCGCAGTCTGAGGCGAAGGGCAGGCCCCTGTAGCAAAGGAG GTGCAGTGGCAGATCTGGAGCCGAGGCCCACCCGGCGGGAGCACGCGGAGGCCTTGCTCCTCGCCTCCTGCTACTTGCCGCCTGGCTTCCTGTCGGCGCCAGGGCAGCGTGTAGGCATGCTGGCCGAGGCTGCGCGCACGCTCGAAAAGCTTGGCGATCGCCGACTGCTGCACGACTGCCAGCAGATGCTCATGCGCCTGGGCGGCGGGACCACAGTCACCTCCAGCTAA
- the SREBF1 gene encoding sterol regulatory element-binding protein 1 isoform X4 produces MDEPTFCEAALEQALGEPCELDAALLTDIEDMLQLINNQDSDFPGLFDPPYAGGRAGGTDPASLDASSPGSLSPPPAMMSSPLEGFLGGPKATPPPLSPPQPTPSPLKMYPSVPAFSPGPGVKEEPVPLTILQPPATQPLPGALLPQSFPAPAPPQVSSAPMLGYASPAGGLSTGTPPGSTPQPLPGLPLASLPGVPPVSLHTQVQSVAPGTTTVTSQIQQVPVLLQPHFIKADSVLLATMKADTGAAVQAAGVSSMAPGTAVQTGPLQLNKSAVLRKAIDYIRFLQLSNQKLKQENLSLRTAAHESKSLKELVSACGSGGNTDVPMGSTKPEVVDTLSPPPSDAGSPSQSSPLSLGGRSGGSGSDSEPDSPVFEDSQVKLTSPHSQGMLDRSRLALCTLVFLCLSCNPLASLLGSWGAPGPSGATSIYHSPGRNMLGMEGRGGPGWALWLLPPLVWLMNGLLVLVSLAFLFVYGEPVTRPHSGPAVHFWRHRKQADLDLARGDFAQATQQLWLALRALGRPLPTSHVDLACSLLWNLIRHLLQRLWVGRWLAGRAGGLQRDCALQADARASARDAALVYHKLHQLHTTGKYTGGHLSAANLALSALNLVECAGDAVSVATLAEVYVAAALRVKTSLPRALHFLTRFFLSGARQACLAQSGAVPLAMQWLCHPVGHRFFVDGDWAVCSAPRESPYSLARNPVDPLAQVTQLFREHLLERALNCVAQPSPSPGSTDGDKGFSDALGYLQLLNSCCEAAGAPACSFSVSSSLAATTGTDPVAKWWASLTAVVIHWLRRDEEAAERLYPLVEHLPRALQESERPLPRAALHSFKAARSLLGRGKAESGSASLAICEKASGYMQDSLAMTPAGSSIDKAMQLFLCDLLLVVRTSLWRRQQPPALTQASQGLGGGAQASALELRGFQRDLSGLRRLAQNFQPAMRRVFLHEATARLMAGASPTRTHQLLDRSLRRRAGPCSKGGAVADLEPRPTRREHAEALLLASCYLPPGFLSAPGQRVGMLAEAARTLEKLGDRRLLHDCQQMLMRLGGGTTVTSS; encoded by the exons ACATGCTTCAGCTCATCAACAACCAAGACAGTGATTTCCCAGGCCTGTTTGACCCACCCTATGCTGGGGGCAGAGCAGGGGGCACAGACCCTGCCAGTCTTGATGCCAGCTCCCCAGGCAGCTTGTCCCCACCTCCTGCCATGATGAGCTCCCCACTTGAAGGCTTTCTGGGGGGGCCTAAGGCGACACCTCCACCCttgtcccctccccagcccaccccctccccactgaaGATGTACCCATCTGTGCCCGCCTTCTCCCCGGGGCCTGGTGTCAAGGAGGAGCCAGTGCCACTGACCATCCTGCAGCCCCCGGCTACACAACCCCTGCCGGGGGCCCTCCTGCCCCAGAGCTTTCCGGCACCGGCCCCACCGCAGGTCAGCTCTGCTCCCATGTTGGGCTATGCCAGCCCTGCTGGAGGCTTGTCCACAG GGACCCCTCCAGGGAGCACCCCGCAGCCGCTGCCTGGCCTGCCACTGGCTTCCCTGCCAGGGGTCCCGCCCGTCTCTTTGCACACCCAGGTCCAGAGTGTGGCCCCTGGAACAACCACTGTGACCTCACAGATCCAGCAGGTCCCG GTTCTGCTGCAGCCCCACTTCATCAAGGCAGACTCAGTGCTCCTGGCAACTATGAAAGCAGACACAGGAGCTGCCGTGCAGGCGGCAGGTGTCAGTTCCATGGCCCCTGGcacggctgtgcagacaggacCCTTGCAG CTGAATAAATCTGCTGTCTTGCGCAAGGCCATCGATTACATCCGCTTCCTACAGCTGAGCAACCAGAAACTCAAGCAGGAGAACCTGAGTCTGCGCACTGCTGCCCACGAAAGCA AATCATTGAAGGAGCTCGTGTCAGCCTGTGGCAGTGGAGGAAACACAGATGTGCCCATGGGAAGCACGAAGCCTGAGGTGGTGGACACGCTGAGCCCACCGCCCTCGGACGCAGGCTCGCCCTCCCAGAGCAGTCCCTTGTCCCTTGGCGGCAGGAGTGGTGGCAGTGGCAGCGACTCGGAGCCTGACAGCCCAGTCTTTGAGGACAGCCAG GTGAAGCTGACGTCCCCCCACAGCCAGGGCATGCTGGACCGCTCCCGCCTGGCCCTGTGCActcttgtcttcctctgtctctcctgcaATCCCTTGGCCTCCCTGCTGGGCAGTTGGGGTGCCCCTGGCCCCTCAGGTGCCACCAGCATCTACCATAGTCCTGGGCGCAACATGCTGGGCATGGAGGGCAGAG GTGGTCCTGGTTGGGCCCTGTGGCTGCTGCCCCCACTGGTTTGGCTGATGAATGGGCTGCTGGTGTTGGTGTCCTTGGCGTTCCTCTTCGTCTACGGAGAGCCAGTTACGCGGCCCCACTCAGGCCCTGCAGTGCACTTCTGGAGGCATCGCAAGCAGGCTGACCTGGACCTGGCCCGG GGGGACTTTGCCCAGGCCACCCAGCAGCTGTGGCTGGCCCTGCGCGCACTGGGCCGACCGCTGCCCACCTCCCACGTGGACCTGGCCTGTAGCCTGCTCTGGAACCTCATCCGCCACCTGCTGCAGCGCCTCTGGGTGGGCCGCTGGCTGGCAGGCCGGGCAGGGGGTCTGCAGAGGGACTGTGCTCTGCAGGCGGACGCCCGTGCCAGCGCCCGGGACGCGGCACTTGTCTACCACAAGCTGCACCAGCTGCACACCACGG GGAAGTACACGGGCGGGCACCTCTCCGCTGCTAACCTGGCGCTGAGTGCCCTAAACCTGGTGGAATGTGCAGGAGATGCCGTGTCTGTGGCCACACTGGCTGAGGTCTATGTGGCTGCTGCGCTGAGGGTCAAGACCAGTCTCCCCAGGGCCTTGCATTTTCTGACA CGCTTCTTTCTGAGTGGTGCCCGCCAGgcctgcctggcacagagtggtGCAGTGCCTCTTGCCATGCAGTGGCTCTGCCACCCTGTGGGCCACCGTTTCTTCGTGGATGGGGACTGGGCCGTGTGCAGTGCCCCACGGGAGAGCCCGTACAGCTTGGCCAGGAACCCAG TGGACCCCCTGGCCCAGGTGACTCAGCTCTTCCGTGAACATCTCTTGGAGCGAGCACTGAATTGTGTGGCCCAGCCCAGTCCCAGCCCCGGATCAACTGATGGGGACAA GGGCTTCTCAGATGCCCTGGGGTACCTGCAGCTGCTGAACAGCTGTTGTGAAGCCGCTGGGGCTCCTGCCTGCAGTTTCTCTGTCAGCTCCAGCTTGGCTGCTACCACTG GCACAGACCCTGTGGCCAAGTGGTGGGCCTCGCTGACGGCTGTGGTGATCCACTGGCTGCGGCGCGATGAGGAGGCTGCTGAGCGGCTGTACCCGCTGGTGGAACACCTGCCCCGTGCGCTGCAGGAGTCTGA GAGACCCCTGCCTAGGGCAGCTCTGCACTCCTTCAAGGCTGCCCGCTCCCTGCTGGGCCGTGGGAAGGCAGAGTCTGGCTCAGCCAGCCTGGCCATCTGTGAGAAGGCCAGTGGGTACATGCAGGACAGCCTGGCCATGACACCAGCTGGCAGCTCCATTGACAAG GCCATGCAGCTTTTCCTGTGTGACCTGCTCCTTGTGGTGCGTACTAGCCTGTGGCGACGACAGCAGCCTCCTGCACTGACCCAGGCTTCCCAGGGCCTGGGTGGTGGGGCCCAGGCCTCTGCCCTTGAGCTGCGTGGCTTCCAGCGGGACCTGAGTGGCCTGAGGCGTCTGGCACAGAACTTCCAGCCTGCCATGCGGAGG GTGTTTCTGCATGAGGCCACAGCCCGGCTGATGGCAGGGGCCAGCCCCACGCGGACACACCAGCTCCTGGACCGCAGTCTGAGGCGAAGGGCAGGCCCCTGTAGCAAAGGAG GTGCAGTGGCAGATCTGGAGCCGAGGCCCACCCGGCGGGAGCACGCGGAGGCCTTGCTCCTCGCCTCCTGCTACTTGCCGCCTGGCTTCCTGTCGGCGCCAGGGCAGCGTGTAGGCATGCTGGCCGAGGCTGCGCGCACGCTCGAAAAGCTTGGCGATCGCCGACTGCTGCACGACTGCCAGCAGATGCTCATGCGCCTGGGCGGCGGGACCACAGTCACCTCCAGCTAA
- the SREBF1 gene encoding sterol regulatory element-binding protein 1 isoform X6, whose protein sequence is MPALLEACPQVLLQPHFIKADSVLLATMKADTGAAVQAAGVSSMAPGTAVQTGPLQALVSGGTILATVPLVVDADKLPINRLAAGGKALGSSQSRGEKRTAHNAIEKRYRSSINDKIVELKDLVVGTEAKLNKSAVLRKAIDYIRFLQLSNQKLKQENLSLRTAAHESKSLKELVSACGSGGNTDVPMGSTKPEVVDTLSPPPSDAGSPSQSSPLSLGGRSGGSGSDSEPDSPVFEDSQVKLTSPHSQGMLDRSRLALCTLVFLCLSCNPLASLLGSWGAPGPSGATSIYHSPGRNMLGMEGRGGPGWALWLLPPLVWLMNGLLVLVSLAFLFVYGEPVTRPHSGPAVHFWRHRKQADLDLARGDFAQATQQLWLALRALGRPLPTSHVDLACSLLWNLIRHLLQRLWVGRWLAGRAGGLQRDCALQADARASARDAALVYHKLHQLHTTGKYTGGHLSAANLALSALNLVECAGDAVSVATLAEVYVAAALRVKTSLPRALHFLTRFFLSGARQACLAQSGAVPLAMQWLCHPVGHRFFVDGDWAVCSAPRESPYSLARNPVDPLAQVTQLFREHLLERALNCVAQPSPSPGSTDGDKGFSDALGYLQLLNSCCEAAGAPACSFSVSSSLAATTGTDPVAKWWASLTAVVIHWLRRDEEAAERLYPLVEHLPRALQESERPLPRAALHSFKAARSLLGRGKAESGSASLAICEKASGYMQDSLAMTPAGSSIDKAMQLFLCDLLLVVRTSLWRRQQPPALTQASQGLGGGAQASALELRGFQRDLSGLRRLAQNFQPAMRRVFLHEATARLMAGASPTRTHQLLDRSLRRRAGPCSKGGAVADLEPRPTRREHAEALLLASCYLPPGFLSAPGQRVGMLAEAARTLEKLGDRRLLHDCQQMLMRLGGGTTVTSS, encoded by the exons ATGCCAGCCCTGCTGGAGGCTTGTCCACAG GTTCTGCTGCAGCCCCACTTCATCAAGGCAGACTCAGTGCTCCTGGCAACTATGAAAGCAGACACAGGAGCTGCCGTGCAGGCGGCAGGTGTCAGTTCCATGGCCCCTGGcacggctgtgcagacaggacCCTTGCAG GCCCTTGTGAGTGGTGGAACCATCCTGGCGACAGTGCCACTGGTAGTGGATGCTGACAAGCTTCCCATCAACCGGCTGGCAGCTGGCGGTAAGGCGCTGGGCTCATCCCAGAGCCGTGGTGAGAAGCGTACAGCCCACAATGCCATTGAGAAACGCTACCGCTCCTCCATCAATGACAAGATCGTCGAGCTCAAGGACCTGGTGGTGGGCACTGAGGCAAAG CTGAATAAATCTGCTGTCTTGCGCAAGGCCATCGATTACATCCGCTTCCTACAGCTGAGCAACCAGAAACTCAAGCAGGAGAACCTGAGTCTGCGCACTGCTGCCCACGAAAGCA AATCATTGAAGGAGCTCGTGTCAGCCTGTGGCAGTGGAGGAAACACAGATGTGCCCATGGGAAGCACGAAGCCTGAGGTGGTGGACACGCTGAGCCCACCGCCCTCGGACGCAGGCTCGCCCTCCCAGAGCAGTCCCTTGTCCCTTGGCGGCAGGAGTGGTGGCAGTGGCAGCGACTCGGAGCCTGACAGCCCAGTCTTTGAGGACAGCCAG GTGAAGCTGACGTCCCCCCACAGCCAGGGCATGCTGGACCGCTCCCGCCTGGCCCTGTGCActcttgtcttcctctgtctctcctgcaATCCCTTGGCCTCCCTGCTGGGCAGTTGGGGTGCCCCTGGCCCCTCAGGTGCCACCAGCATCTACCATAGTCCTGGGCGCAACATGCTGGGCATGGAGGGCAGAG GTGGTCCTGGTTGGGCCCTGTGGCTGCTGCCCCCACTGGTTTGGCTGATGAATGGGCTGCTGGTGTTGGTGTCCTTGGCGTTCCTCTTCGTCTACGGAGAGCCAGTTACGCGGCCCCACTCAGGCCCTGCAGTGCACTTCTGGAGGCATCGCAAGCAGGCTGACCTGGACCTGGCCCGG GGGGACTTTGCCCAGGCCACCCAGCAGCTGTGGCTGGCCCTGCGCGCACTGGGCCGACCGCTGCCCACCTCCCACGTGGACCTGGCCTGTAGCCTGCTCTGGAACCTCATCCGCCACCTGCTGCAGCGCCTCTGGGTGGGCCGCTGGCTGGCAGGCCGGGCAGGGGGTCTGCAGAGGGACTGTGCTCTGCAGGCGGACGCCCGTGCCAGCGCCCGGGACGCGGCACTTGTCTACCACAAGCTGCACCAGCTGCACACCACGG GGAAGTACACGGGCGGGCACCTCTCCGCTGCTAACCTGGCGCTGAGTGCCCTAAACCTGGTGGAATGTGCAGGAGATGCCGTGTCTGTGGCCACACTGGCTGAGGTCTATGTGGCTGCTGCGCTGAGGGTCAAGACCAGTCTCCCCAGGGCCTTGCATTTTCTGACA CGCTTCTTTCTGAGTGGTGCCCGCCAGgcctgcctggcacagagtggtGCAGTGCCTCTTGCCATGCAGTGGCTCTGCCACCCTGTGGGCCACCGTTTCTTCGTGGATGGGGACTGGGCCGTGTGCAGTGCCCCACGGGAGAGCCCGTACAGCTTGGCCAGGAACCCAG TGGACCCCCTGGCCCAGGTGACTCAGCTCTTCCGTGAACATCTCTTGGAGCGAGCACTGAATTGTGTGGCCCAGCCCAGTCCCAGCCCCGGATCAACTGATGGGGACAA GGGCTTCTCAGATGCCCTGGGGTACCTGCAGCTGCTGAACAGCTGTTGTGAAGCCGCTGGGGCTCCTGCCTGCAGTTTCTCTGTCAGCTCCAGCTTGGCTGCTACCACTG GCACAGACCCTGTGGCCAAGTGGTGGGCCTCGCTGACGGCTGTGGTGATCCACTGGCTGCGGCGCGATGAGGAGGCTGCTGAGCGGCTGTACCCGCTGGTGGAACACCTGCCCCGTGCGCTGCAGGAGTCTGA GAGACCCCTGCCTAGGGCAGCTCTGCACTCCTTCAAGGCTGCCCGCTCCCTGCTGGGCCGTGGGAAGGCAGAGTCTGGCTCAGCCAGCCTGGCCATCTGTGAGAAGGCCAGTGGGTACATGCAGGACAGCCTGGCCATGACACCAGCTGGCAGCTCCATTGACAAG GCCATGCAGCTTTTCCTGTGTGACCTGCTCCTTGTGGTGCGTACTAGCCTGTGGCGACGACAGCAGCCTCCTGCACTGACCCAGGCTTCCCAGGGCCTGGGTGGTGGGGCCCAGGCCTCTGCCCTTGAGCTGCGTGGCTTCCAGCGGGACCTGAGTGGCCTGAGGCGTCTGGCACAGAACTTCCAGCCTGCCATGCGGAGG GTGTTTCTGCATGAGGCCACAGCCCGGCTGATGGCAGGGGCCAGCCCCACGCGGACACACCAGCTCCTGGACCGCAGTCTGAGGCGAAGGGCAGGCCCCTGTAGCAAAGGAG GTGCAGTGGCAGATCTGGAGCCGAGGCCCACCCGGCGGGAGCACGCGGAGGCCTTGCTCCTCGCCTCCTGCTACTTGCCGCCTGGCTTCCTGTCGGCGCCAGGGCAGCGTGTAGGCATGCTGGCCGAGGCTGCGCGCACGCTCGAAAAGCTTGGCGATCGCCGACTGCTGCACGACTGCCAGCAGATGCTCATGCGCCTGGGCGGCGGGACCACAGTCACCTCCAGCTAA